One genomic segment of Pseudomonas fortuita includes these proteins:
- a CDS encoding flagellar basal body-associated protein FliL produces the protein MKAWILMVLALLLPAAAMAEEAKEGAPKVAYISLSPPFVGNYALDGGPRLRVYKADVALRVTGDEAAKAVKHHEPLIRNQLVALFTQQTVDNMSNVEAKEHLRQEALKQVQQVLEAEEGKPIVEDLLFNNLIVQ, from the coding sequence GTGAAAGCGTGGATCTTGATGGTGCTGGCGCTGCTGTTGCCGGCTGCGGCCATGGCCGAAGAAGCCAAGGAAGGGGCGCCCAAGGTTGCCTACATCAGCCTGAGCCCACCCTTTGTGGGCAACTATGCCCTCGACGGCGGCCCACGGCTGCGCGTGTACAAGGCCGATGTGGCCCTGCGCGTGACCGGCGACGAAGCGGCCAAGGCGGTAAAGCACCACGAACCGCTGATCCGCAACCAGCTGGTGGCACTGTTCACCCAGCAGACCGTGGACAACATGAGCAATGTCGAGGCCAAGGAACACCTTCGCCAGGAGGCGCTGAAGCAGGTGCAGCAGGTGCTGGAAGCGGAAGAAGGCAAGCCGATCGTCGAGGACCTGCTGTTCAACAACCTGATCGTGCAGTGA
- the rbbA gene encoding ribosome-associated ATPase/putative transporter RbbA, with amino-acid sequence MNAPALLAEGISHRYGDLVALHTLDFSLPAGTRCALIGPDGAGKSTLLGLIAGVKRLQQGELQVLGGSIRQQRHRAALYPKVAFMPQGLGNNLYPELSISENIRFFATLFGLGRRECEQRMANLLQATDLQRFAKRPAGKLSGGMKQKLGLCCALIHEPDLLILDEPTTGVDPLSRRRFWELVEQVRAQRPQLTLLVATAYMEEAEQFEHCLMLDGGHLLAAGPSHELAAVTPSGKLDDAFTHYQGAGKAQHQPLRIPPRPATDSPVAIEAHDLTLRFGDFTAVDKVSFAIGRGEIFGFLGSNGCGKTTTMKVLTGLMPASEGSASLLGRPVDASDLATRKRVGFMSQSFSLYGELSTRQNLALHARLFDLPKAESTPRIDELIARFDLAAIADQPSGALPLGLRQRLSLAVAVLHRPEVLILDEPTSGVDPAARDDFWRLLVELSREQGVTIFLSTHFMNEAQRCDRISLMHAGRVLACDTPDALQRQYQGDTLEDAFVRCLEQAQELVPQAADNAVLEQAATAAPPLRQGFSLRRLLAVASREGKELLRDKVRLAFALLGALFMMVIFGYGISLDVENLAFAVHDQDQSPQSRAYLEAFRGSRYFAEQAPIRDSREMHQRLQRSEIKLALEIPPGFGRDLYAGRQPVVAAWLDGGMPFRAETSRNYVEAVHQANLEQLAKASPQPQPRQDLVRLETRFRYNQDVVSVNAIGPGVMALILAFIPAMLTALGIVREKELGSITNFYATPLTRLEFLLGKQVPYLAVSLVNLALLVAMNRWLFAVPLKGSVLALACGGVAYLLATTSLGLLISAFTRTQIAAILGTMIITSLPTIQFSGLIVPRSSLDGAAAVMGQLFPAGYFLDIAVGTFTKALGLRELWPQCLILLGFFAVFTGLSLAMLKKQEA; translated from the coding sequence ATGAACGCCCCGGCACTGCTGGCCGAGGGCATCAGCCACCGCTACGGCGACCTGGTGGCCCTGCACACCCTCGATTTCAGCCTGCCTGCAGGCACCCGCTGCGCGCTTATCGGCCCTGATGGCGCCGGTAAATCAACCTTGCTGGGGTTGATTGCAGGCGTCAAACGCCTGCAACAGGGCGAACTGCAGGTGCTGGGTGGCTCGATCCGCCAGCAGCGTCATCGCGCGGCGCTGTACCCGAAAGTGGCGTTCATGCCACAGGGGCTGGGTAACAATTTGTACCCGGAGCTGTCGATCAGCGAGAACATTCGCTTTTTCGCCACCCTGTTCGGGCTGGGCCGCCGCGAGTGCGAACAGCGCATGGCCAACCTGCTGCAGGCCACCGACCTGCAACGCTTTGCCAAGCGGCCGGCCGGCAAGCTGTCGGGTGGCATGAAGCAGAAGCTGGGGCTGTGCTGCGCGCTGATCCACGAGCCGGACCTGCTGATCCTCGACGAACCCACCACCGGCGTGGACCCGCTGTCGCGTCGGCGCTTCTGGGAGCTGGTCGAACAGGTTCGCGCACAGCGCCCGCAGCTGACCCTGCTGGTGGCTACCGCCTACATGGAAGAGGCCGAACAGTTCGAGCATTGCCTGATGCTCGATGGCGGCCACCTGCTGGCCGCAGGCCCGAGCCACGAACTGGCTGCCGTCACCCCAAGCGGCAAGCTGGACGACGCCTTCACCCACTACCAGGGCGCGGGCAAGGCGCAGCATCAACCTTTGCGCATCCCACCGCGCCCGGCCACAGACAGCCCGGTCGCCATCGAGGCCCACGACCTGACCCTGCGCTTTGGCGATTTCACGGCGGTAGACAAGGTCAGTTTCGCCATTGGCCGTGGCGAGATCTTCGGCTTTCTCGGTTCCAACGGCTGCGGCAAGACCACCACCATGAAGGTGCTCACCGGCTTGATGCCGGCCAGCGAGGGCAGCGCCAGCCTGCTGGGGCGCCCGGTGGACGCCAGTGACCTGGCCACGCGTAAGCGGGTCGGTTTCATGTCGCAGAGTTTCTCGCTTTATGGCGAGCTCAGCACCCGACAGAACCTGGCCCTGCATGCCCGCCTGTTCGACTTGCCCAAAGCCGAGAGCACCCCGCGCATCGATGAGCTGATCGCGCGCTTCGACCTCGCTGCTATCGCTGATCAACCTTCCGGCGCCCTGCCCCTTGGCCTGCGCCAGCGCCTGTCGTTGGCGGTGGCGGTGCTGCACCGCCCGGAAGTGTTGATTCTCGACGAACCAACCTCCGGCGTCGATCCCGCCGCTCGGGACGACTTCTGGCGCCTGCTGGTTGAACTATCACGCGAACAGGGCGTAACCATTTTCCTCTCAACCCATTTCATGAACGAAGCCCAGCGCTGCGACCGCATCTCGTTGATGCATGCCGGCCGGGTACTGGCCTGCGACACGCCCGATGCCCTGCAGCGCCAGTACCAGGGCGACACCCTGGAGGATGCGTTCGTGCGCTGCCTGGAGCAGGCCCAGGAGCTCGTGCCGCAAGCCGCAGATAACGCCGTGCTGGAGCAGGCAGCCACGGCCGCCCCGCCACTGCGTCAGGGCTTCAGCCTGCGCCGCCTGCTGGCGGTGGCCAGCCGTGAGGGCAAGGAGCTGCTGCGTGACAAGGTGCGCCTGGCCTTCGCCCTGCTGGGCGCGCTGTTCATGATGGTGATCTTCGGCTACGGCATTTCGCTGGATGTGGAAAACCTTGCCTTCGCCGTGCACGATCAGGACCAGAGCCCACAAAGCCGGGCCTACCTCGAAGCTTTCCGTGGCTCACGCTATTTTGCCGAACAGGCGCCGATTCGTGACAGCCGCGAGATGCATCAACGCCTGCAACGTTCGGAAATCAAACTGGCGCTGGAGATCCCGCCCGGCTTTGGCCGCGACCTGTACGCCGGGCGCCAACCGGTGGTGGCGGCCTGGCTCGACGGCGGCATGCCGTTCCGTGCAGAAACCAGCCGCAACTACGTGGAAGCCGTGCACCAGGCCAACCTTGAGCAACTGGCAAAGGCCAGCCCCCAGCCGCAGCCGCGCCAGGACCTGGTGCGCCTGGAAACGCGTTTTCGCTACAACCAGGACGTGGTCAGCGTAAATGCCATCGGCCCGGGCGTGATGGCGCTGATTTTGGCCTTTATTCCGGCCATGCTCACCGCGCTGGGCATTGTCCGCGAAAAAGAACTCGGCTCCATCACCAACTTCTACGCCACACCCCTCACCCGCCTGGAGTTCCTGCTTGGCAAGCAGGTGCCTTACCTGGCCGTGAGCCTGGTCAACCTGGCGCTGTTGGTGGCAATGAACCGCTGGCTGTTCGCCGTGCCGCTCAAAGGCAGTGTGCTGGCCCTGGCCTGTGGTGGCGTGGCCTACCTGCTGGCCACCACCAGCCTGGGCCTGCTGATCTCGGCCTTCACCCGCACCCAGATCGCAGCCATCCTGGGCACCATGATCATCACCAGCCTGCCGACCATCCAGTTTTCCGGGCTGATCGTGCCGCGCTCGTCACTGGACGGCGCAGCGGCGGTGATGGGTCAGCTGTTCCCGGCGGGCTACTTTCTCGATATCGCGGTCGGCACCTTCACCAAGGCGCTGGGGCTGCGCGAGCTATGGCCGCAGTGCCTGATCCTGCTGGGCTTCTTCGCGGTGTTTACCGGCCTGAGCCTGGCCATGCTGAAGAAGCAGGAGGCCTGA
- a CDS encoding EVE domain-containing protein, with product MAYWLMKSEPDELSIEGLGRLGEARWDGVRNYQARNFLRAMNVGDEFFFYHSSCPQPGIAGIARIIRAAYPDPTALDPQSHYYDAKATADKNPWSAVDVAHVQTLPRVLELGRLKQQSGLAELPLVQKGSRLSVMPVTPEQWAVIVALR from the coding sequence ATGGCCTACTGGCTGATGAAATCCGAGCCCGACGAACTGTCCATCGAAGGCTTGGGCCGCCTGGGCGAAGCGCGCTGGGACGGCGTGCGCAATTATCAAGCGCGGAATTTCCTGCGGGCCATGAACGTAGGTGACGAATTTTTCTTCTACCACTCCAGTTGCCCGCAACCGGGCATTGCCGGCATTGCCAGAATCATCCGCGCGGCTTATCCCGACCCCACCGCGCTGGACCCACAAAGCCACTACTACGACGCCAAGGCCACGGCCGACAAGAACCCATGGAGTGCAGTGGATGTGGCCCATGTGCAAACCCTGCCGCGGGTACTGGAACTGGGCAGGCTGAAGCAGCAGTCCGGTCTGGCCGAGTTGCCGCTAGTACAAAAGGGCAGCCGGCTGTCGGTCATGCCGGTAACCCCCGAACAATGGGCGGTAATTGTCGCGCTTCGTTGA
- the ubiH gene encoding 2-octaprenyl-6-methoxyphenyl hydroxylase codes for MSRVNLAIIGGGLVGASLALTLQAGAKARGWKILLIEPFAPGDSFQPSYDARSSALSFGTQQIYQQQGLWQAIGRRAEPIRQIHVSDRGRFGATRLDAQEEGVPALGYVVENAWLGQCLWQGLDSDVVSWRCPAEVTSMQAIEGGYRLGLNDDTQLECDLAVLADGGRSGLREQLGIHVRHTPYQQSALIANITPGEAHGGQAFERFTEEGPMALLPLPENRCALVWTRQGMDARRLADIDERSFLRELQGVFGYRLGTLRQVGARHLYPLSLIEAQEQVRPHLVVLGNAAHSLHPIAGQGFNLSLRDVQSLADALLTGPQQPGDLATLQAYAQRQRLDQAMTIGFSDQVTRLFGSNQPLLAAGRNLGLLGLDLLPPAKSWFARQAMGLGTRPDPRGQA; via the coding sequence ATGAGCCGCGTGAACCTGGCAATCATTGGCGGTGGCCTGGTGGGCGCAAGCCTGGCGTTGACCCTGCAGGCCGGGGCCAAGGCGCGCGGCTGGAAGATCCTCCTGATCGAGCCGTTCGCACCCGGCGACAGCTTCCAGCCCAGCTACGATGCGCGCTCTTCGGCGTTGTCGTTCGGTACTCAGCAGATCTACCAGCAGCAGGGCCTTTGGCAGGCCATTGGCCGGCGTGCCGAGCCCATCCGGCAAATTCACGTGTCTGACCGTGGCCGCTTCGGCGCCACCCGCCTGGATGCCCAGGAAGAGGGTGTGCCGGCACTGGGCTACGTGGTGGAAAACGCCTGGCTTGGCCAATGCCTGTGGCAAGGGCTGGACAGCGACGTGGTGAGTTGGCGCTGCCCGGCAGAAGTGACCTCGATGCAGGCGATCGAAGGCGGTTACCGCCTGGGGTTGAATGACGACACCCAGCTGGAATGCGACCTGGCGGTACTGGCTGACGGCGGCCGTTCCGGGCTGCGCGAGCAGTTGGGTATTCACGTGCGTCATACGCCGTACCAGCAGAGCGCATTGATCGCCAACATCACCCCGGGTGAGGCCCACGGCGGCCAGGCGTTCGAGCGCTTCACCGAAGAAGGCCCCATGGCCCTGCTGCCGCTGCCGGAAAACCGCTGTGCACTGGTGTGGACACGCCAGGGCATGGATGCGCGGCGCCTGGCCGACATCGACGAGCGCAGCTTCCTGCGCGAGCTGCAAGGCGTGTTTGGCTATCGTCTGGGCACGCTGCGCCAGGTCGGCGCACGGCACCTTTACCCCCTGTCACTGATCGAGGCCCAGGAACAGGTGCGGCCGCACCTGGTGGTACTGGGCAATGCCGCGCACAGCCTGCACCCCATCGCTGGCCAGGGCTTCAACCTGTCGCTGCGCGATGTGCAGTCGCTGGCCGACGCGTTGCTGACCGGCCCGCAGCAGCCTGGCGACCTGGCCACGCTGCAGGCTTATGCCCAGCGCCAGCGTCTGGACCAGGCCATGACCATTGGCTTTTCCGACCAGGTCACCCGCCTGTTTGGCAGCAATCAGCCGTTGCTGGCCGCCGGTCGTAACCTCGGCCTGCTGGGGCTCGACCTGTTGCCGCCGGCCAAAAGCTGGTTCGCCCGCCAGGCCATGGGCCTTGGCACCCGCCCCGATCCGCGAGGGCAGGCATGA
- a CDS encoding ABC transporter permease: MSRLNHTLRLGLKELTSLRHDSVLLLFLLYAFSVAIYMPAAGSVIGVHNASVAVVDEDHSQLSRKLAEALQPPEFQPAVPLPAERLDQAMDSGEYTFVINVPVNFQSDLLAGRSPELQINVDATAMSQAFMGAGYIGRIFERELLDYTQRGNVQSPVLINPKALFNPNLEGGWFLAVIQIVNNITILAIILTGTALLREREHGTLDHLLVLPLTALEIMLAKIGSNALVVVICTWVSLVVVVKGALGVPLSGSMGLFLAVTTLYLFASTALGIFLATLARSTPQFGLLAIPVIIPMLLLSGGSTPLDSMPQWLQWVMQGSPSTHFVSLGTAILFRDAGWTVVWPDILALALIGLVFFSVALARFRRSLAS, translated from the coding sequence ATGTCGCGCCTGAACCACACCCTGCGCCTGGGCCTGAAAGAACTGACCAGCCTGCGCCATGACAGCGTACTGCTGCTGTTCCTGCTGTATGCCTTTAGCGTGGCGATCTACATGCCGGCGGCCGGCTCGGTGATTGGCGTACACAACGCCAGCGTAGCGGTCGTCGACGAAGACCACAGCCAGCTGTCGCGCAAACTGGCCGAAGCCCTGCAACCGCCCGAGTTCCAGCCCGCCGTACCGCTGCCCGCAGAACGCCTGGACCAGGCCATGGACAGCGGCGAGTACACCTTCGTGATCAATGTGCCGGTGAACTTCCAGAGCGACCTGCTGGCCGGGCGCTCGCCGGAGCTGCAGATCAACGTCGACGCCACGGCCATGAGCCAGGCATTCATGGGCGCCGGCTACATCGGGCGCATCTTCGAGCGTGAACTGCTCGACTACACCCAGCGTGGCAACGTGCAAAGCCCGGTGCTGATCAACCCCAAGGCGCTGTTCAACCCCAACCTTGAGGGGGGCTGGTTCCTGGCGGTGATCCAGATCGTCAACAACATCACCATCCTGGCGATCATCCTCACTGGCACCGCACTGCTGCGCGAGCGTGAACATGGCACCCTCGACCACCTGCTGGTGCTGCCGCTCACCGCACTGGAAATCATGCTGGCGAAGATCGGCAGCAACGCGCTGGTGGTGGTGATCTGCACGTGGGTTTCGCTGGTGGTGGTGGTGAAAGGCGCACTGGGCGTGCCACTGTCCGGCTCGATGGGGCTGTTCCTGGCCGTGACTACGCTTTACCTGTTTGCCAGTACCGCGCTGGGCATCTTCCTGGCCACCCTGGCACGCTCGACGCCGCAGTTCGGCCTGCTGGCGATCCCGGTGATCATCCCGATGCTGTTGTTGTCTGGCGGCAGCACACCCCTGGACAGCATGCCGCAGTGGTTGCAATGGGTGATGCAGGGGTCGCCGTCGACGCACTTCGTCAGCCTGGGTACCGCGATCCTGTTCCGGGATGCCGGGTGGACAGTCGTGTGGCCGGATATCCTGGCGCTGGCGCTGATAGGCCTGGTGTTTTTCAGCGTCGCCCTGGCGCGGTTTCGCCGTAGCCTGGCCTCATGA
- a CDS encoding HlyD family secretion protein, with product MNRYAPRIFATALIALLAAAGGLGYWKSLHDQLPEGLSMGNGRLEATEVQIASKVPGRLAEVLVDEGDKVTRGQLLARIDTRTMQAQRSQAEAEVLRARENYAAAQASVQLRQSELLLASQELKRVREIFQRKYASQQLLDQQQARFDTANAAVVAARAQLAAIKAAIGAAEAQVAQLTSEIDDSSLRAPINGIIQLRLAEPGEVLGAGGRVLMLIDPSDQYMNLYLPASTSGQLTVGDQARIVLDALPERALPAKVAFVAAKAQFTPKQVETRDERQKLVFRVKLRLTDPGAVPQAKPGMPGAGYVRTAEVDWPANLQ from the coding sequence ATGAACCGATACGCCCCCAGAATCTTCGCCACCGCGCTGATCGCCCTGCTCGCTGCAGCCGGAGGGCTGGGGTACTGGAAGTCGCTCCACGACCAGTTGCCCGAAGGACTGAGTATGGGCAACGGCCGCCTCGAAGCCACCGAAGTCCAGATTGCCAGTAAAGTCCCCGGTCGCCTGGCAGAAGTGCTGGTCGACGAAGGTGACAAGGTTACCCGCGGCCAGTTGCTGGCGCGCATCGACACCCGCACCATGCAAGCCCAGCGCAGCCAGGCCGAAGCCGAAGTGCTGCGCGCCCGGGAAAACTACGCCGCCGCCCAGGCCAGCGTGCAACTGCGTCAAAGCGAGCTGTTGCTGGCCAGCCAGGAGCTCAAGCGCGTGCGCGAAATTTTCCAGCGCAAATACGCGAGCCAGCAGTTACTCGACCAGCAACAGGCACGCTTTGACACTGCCAACGCCGCCGTGGTCGCCGCCCGCGCCCAACTGGCAGCGATCAAGGCTGCCATCGGTGCCGCCGAGGCACAGGTGGCGCAGCTCACCAGCGAAATCGACGACAGCAGCTTGCGTGCGCCCATCAACGGCATTATCCAGCTGCGCCTGGCCGAGCCCGGTGAAGTGCTGGGTGCCGGCGGCCGCGTGCTGATGCTGATCGACCCCAGCGACCAGTACATGAACCTGTACCTCCCAGCGTCCACCAGCGGCCAGCTGACCGTAGGTGACCAGGCGCGCATCGTGCTGGACGCCCTGCCCGAACGTGCCTTGCCGGCCAAGGTGGCCTTTGTCGCCGCCAAGGCCCAGTTCACCCCCAAACAGGTAGAAACCCGCGACGAGCGGCAAAAGCTGGTGTTCCGGGTCAAGCTTCGCCTGACCGACCCAGGCGCCGTGCCGCAGGCCAAACCGGGCATGCCCGGCGCTGGGTATGTGCGCACGGCTGAGGTGGACTGGCCGGCCAACCTGCAATGA
- a CDS encoding cell division protein ZapA produces MSSSNSVTVQILDKEYSIICPPEERNNLVSAARYLDGKMREIRSSGKVIGADRIAVMAALNITHEMLHRQEDRTEAPASSTNREQVRDLLDRVDKALSDDTDTKIG; encoded by the coding sequence ATGAGTTCAAGCAATAGCGTCACCGTGCAGATCCTCGACAAAGAATACTCGATCATCTGCCCGCCGGAAGAGCGCAACAACCTGGTCAGCGCCGCGCGCTACCTGGACGGCAAGATGCGCGAGATCCGCAGCAGCGGCAAGGTGATTGGCGCCGACCGCATCGCGGTCATGGCGGCATTGAACATTACCCACGAAATGCTGCACCGCCAGGAAGACCGCACCGAAGCCCCGGCCAGCAGCACCAATCGCGAACAGGTGCGCGACCTGCTGGATCGGGTAGATAAGGCATTGTCCGACGACACGGATACCAAAATCGGTTGA
- the pepP gene encoding Xaa-Pro aminopeptidase, which translates to MSHIPKAEYARRRKALMAQMVPNSIAILPAAAVAIRNRDVEHVYRQDSDFQYLSGFPEPEAVIALIPGREHGEYVLFCRERNPERELWDGLRAGQEGAVRDFGADDAFPITDIDEILPGLIEGRERVYSAMGSNPEFDRRLMDWINVIRSKARLGAQPPNEFVALDHLLHDMRLYKSAAEVKVMRAAAAISARAHVRAMQACRAGLHEYSLEAELDYEFRKGGAKMPAYGSIVAAGRNGCILHYQQNDALLKDGDLVLIDAGCEIDCYASDITRTFPVSGRFSPEQKAIYELVLKAQAAAFAEIAPGKHWNHAHEATVKVITEGLVELGLLTGEVQALIDSEAYRAFYMHRAGHWLGMDVHDVGEYKVGGEWRVLEPGMALTVEPGIYIGADNQAVAKKWRGIGVRIEDDVVVTRQGCEILTSGVPRTVAEIEALMQAARKDAA; encoded by the coding sequence ATGAGCCACATTCCCAAGGCCGAGTATGCCCGCCGGCGCAAGGCGCTGATGGCGCAGATGGTCCCCAACAGCATCGCCATCCTGCCTGCCGCCGCAGTTGCCATCCGCAACCGCGACGTCGAGCACGTATACCGCCAGGACAGCGACTTTCAGTACCTCAGCGGCTTTCCGGAGCCTGAGGCGGTCATTGCGCTGATCCCGGGGCGTGAGCATGGCGAGTACGTGCTGTTCTGCCGTGAGCGTAACCCGGAGCGCGAGCTGTGGGACGGGCTTCGGGCCGGCCAGGAAGGCGCAGTGCGCGATTTCGGCGCCGACGATGCCTTCCCCATCACTGACATCGACGAGATCCTGCCGGGCCTGATCGAAGGCCGCGAGCGGGTATACAGCGCCATGGGCAGCAACCCCGAGTTCGACCGGCGGCTGATGGACTGGATCAACGTGATCCGCTCCAAGGCCCGCCTGGGCGCGCAGCCGCCGAACGAGTTCGTTGCGCTGGATCATCTGCTGCACGACATGCGCCTGTATAAATCGGCTGCGGAAGTGAAGGTGATGCGGGCTGCCGCAGCCATCTCGGCGCGGGCACATGTGCGTGCCATGCAGGCCTGCCGGGCCGGGCTGCACGAATACAGCCTGGAAGCCGAACTGGATTACGAGTTCCGCAAGGGCGGCGCGAAGATGCCTGCCTACGGCTCGATTGTCGCGGCCGGGCGTAATGGCTGCATCCTGCACTATCAGCAGAATGACGCCCTGCTCAAGGATGGCGACCTGGTGCTGATCGACGCCGGTTGCGAAATCGACTGCTACGCCAGCGACATCACCCGCACCTTCCCGGTCAGCGGGCGCTTTTCGCCCGAGCAGAAGGCCATTTACGAGCTGGTGCTCAAGGCACAGGCCGCGGCGTTTGCCGAAATCGCCCCGGGCAAGCACTGGAACCACGCCCACGAGGCGACCGTGAAGGTCATTACCGAAGGCCTGGTGGAGCTGGGCCTGCTCACCGGCGAGGTGCAGGCGCTGATCGACAGCGAGGCCTATCGCGCCTTCTACATGCACCGTGCCGGCCATTGGCTGGGAATGGATGTGCACGATGTGGGCGAGTACAAGGTGGGCGGCGAATGGCGTGTGCTGGAACCCGGCATGGCGCTGACCGTCGAGCCGGGCATCTACATAGGTGCCGACAATCAGGCAGTGGCCAAAAAATGGCGCGGCATTGGTGTAAGGATCGAGGACGACGTGGTGGTGACCAGGCAAGGTTGTGAAATCCTGACTTCAGGCGTGCCGCGTACGGTTGCCGAGATCGAGGCGCTGATGCAGGCCGCCCGCAAGGACGCCGCATGA
- a CDS encoding YecA/YgfB family protein, translating into MPNTQSPYIAFAMLLSSNGHPVTPAELHGLLIGRSCAGAGFDADAWLADAAQLLETEPGDTVRNALIGLQEMVKGELTSDDMAIVLLLPSDDAALSDRATALGQWCQGFITGFGLNAGGKDLSDEAKDVLQDLVAISQVQEALEESEDGESDYMEVMEYLRVAPLLLFSELAKPAAPAPKPSLH; encoded by the coding sequence ATGCCCAATACCCAATCGCCTTACATCGCCTTCGCCATGCTGCTCTCGAGCAATGGTCATCCTGTCACCCCGGCCGAACTGCACGGCCTGCTGATCGGCCGCAGCTGCGCCGGTGCCGGTTTCGATGCCGATGCCTGGCTGGCCGATGCCGCCCAGTTGCTGGAAACCGAGCCCGGTGACACCGTGCGCAACGCCCTGATCGGCCTGCAGGAAATGGTCAAGGGTGAGCTGACCAGCGACGATATGGCCATCGTCCTGCTGCTGCCTTCCGACGACGCCGCCCTCAGCGACCGCGCCACCGCGCTGGGCCAGTGGTGCCAAGGGTTCATTACCGGTTTCGGCCTGAATGCCGGGGGCAAGGACCTGTCCGACGAAGCCAAGGATGTGCTGCAGGACCTGGTGGCCATTTCCCAGGTACAGGAAGCCCTCGAAGAGTCTGAAGACGGCGAGAGCGACTACATGGAAGTCATGGAATACCTGCGCGTGGCGCCTCTGCTGCTGTTCTCGGAGCTGGCCAAGCCGGCCGCACCCGCGCCCAAGCCATCGCTGCACTGA
- a CDS encoding 5-formyltetrahydrofolate cyclo-ligase, with product MTDTAPLTRPQLRRLLRNARRALTPAQQRQATLGLYRQLAQHPLFRRARHIALYLPNDGEIDPCLLMREAQRRGKRTYLPVLHAWPRTRMVFQRFEQGEKLKPNRFRIPEPLTDRRRQRPVWALDLILLPLVGFDEVGGRLGMGGGFYDRSLAYQARRQTWKKPLLLGLAHECQKVERLAQASWDVPLQGTVSDRDWYLAPR from the coding sequence ATGACCGACACCGCGCCGCTCACCCGCCCCCAGCTCCGTCGCCTGCTTCGCAATGCCCGCCGTGCCCTCACCCCTGCCCAGCAACGCCAGGCCACCCTCGGCCTGTATCGCCAGCTGGCACAGCATCCGTTGTTCCGCCGGGCCCGGCACATTGCCTTGTATCTGCCCAACGACGGCGAAATCGACCCTTGCCTGTTGATGCGCGAAGCCCAGCGTCGCGGCAAACGCACCTACCTGCCGGTGCTGCACGCCTGGCCGCGCACGCGCATGGTGTTCCAACGGTTCGAGCAGGGCGAAAAGCTCAAGCCCAATCGTTTCCGCATTCCCGAGCCGCTCACGGACCGCAGGCGCCAGCGGCCGGTCTGGGCGCTGGACCTGATCCTGCTACCGCTGGTCGGTTTTGACGAAGTGGGCGGGCGCCTGGGCATGGGGGGTGGGTTCTATGATCGCAGCCTGGCCTACCAGGCACGTCGGCAAACCTGGAAAAAACCATTGCTGCTGGGGCTGGCGCACGAATGCCAGAAGGTCGAGCGGCTGGCGCAAGCCAGTTGGGATGTACCGCTGCAAGGGACGGTCTCGGACCGTGACTGGTACCTGGCGCCGCGTTGA
- a CDS encoding DUF4442 domain-containing protein, with the protein MSNPRKLARRARMLRWMLNLYPPYLGAGIRVQSISPDLRSVKVAMKLTRWNRNYVGTQFGGSLYSMVDPFYMLLLIEQLGRDYIVWDKAASIDFISPGKGPVYAEFHVDDALLDDIRQQTATGKKCLPRLQVDIRDGAGELVARVDKTLYVRLKPQARLA; encoded by the coding sequence ATGAGCAACCCGCGTAAACTGGCACGTCGTGCACGCATGTTGCGCTGGATGCTGAACCTCTACCCGCCGTACCTGGGTGCTGGTATCCGCGTGCAGTCCATCAGCCCGGACCTGCGCAGCGTCAAAGTGGCGATGAAGCTGACCCGCTGGAACCGCAACTATGTCGGTACCCAGTTCGGTGGCAGCCTGTATTCGATGGTCGACCCTTTCTACATGTTGCTGCTGATCGAGCAACTGGGCCGCGACTACATCGTCTGGGACAAGGCCGCCAGCATCGATTTCATCTCGCCGGGCAAAGGCCCGGTGTATGCCGAATTTCACGTTGATGACGCGCTGCTGGACGACATTCGCCAGCAGACCGCCACCGGCAAGAAGTGCCTGCCGCGATTGCAGGTCGATATCCGCGATGGTGCCGGCGAACTGGTGGCGCGGGTCGATAAAACCCTATACGTGCGGCTCAAGCCGCAAGCGAGGCTGGCGTAA
- a CDS encoding TIGR02449 family protein: MSRFELLIERVEQLKRQNALLVAQEKSWREERAHLIEKNEIAKRKVESMILRLKALEQDS; the protein is encoded by the coding sequence ATGAGCCGATTCGAGTTGCTGATCGAACGCGTCGAGCAACTAAAACGGCAAAATGCACTCCTAGTAGCTCAGGAAAAATCCTGGCGCGAAGAGCGCGCCCACCTCATCGAAAAGAACGAGATCGCCAAGCGCAAGGTCGAGTCGATGATCTTACGCCTCAAGGCTCTGGAGCAAGACTCATGA